Genomic DNA from Cucurbita pepo subsp. pepo cultivar mu-cu-16 chromosome LG13, ASM280686v2, whole genome shotgun sequence:
CTTGACGTCTTGTTTCTCAAACTTTGCTTTGCCTACACTTTCCAGGGGAGGCATCATCATATGCAAGGGCTTCTAAGGGGTAGCAAGGACGTGCCCTCTCCTAAAAAGTTGAGTAGCCCAAAATCAATCTTTCAAGCTCTCTTTGCCTTCATTATCTGTACTGCATTGCATAAACTGGTGAACTGATAAACTGCTTATCTCTAAGAAACTGCTGTCTTAATAAGTTTTATTCTCCATTTAATGCAATTTCTTTGTGGAAGGAGCAAAAGAGTACTCTTGTTCTGTTGAATGTATGAATCACTTTATTCTTTGACCAATAAAGGCATATTTGTTCCTGCATTGTGTTTTCAGAATCTAAGACCCATTGGCATGTTGACAAAGTGTTGTATGTTACGGAACAAAAGAGATGCCAAATgaacataatatataatatatgcaGATCAGTGGCTCAATCTAAGACCCATCCAAAGCAACATGAACAAATTCTAACACCTACTTCCTTACAAAATGGATGGCTTTGTTCATGAATATGCAACAACCTCGTTAAGGAACCTCACAATCGCCTGCCTATACTAgaacgacgacgacgacaaagaaaaaataaggtCAGTCTTTACTATTCGAGTCTCAGAATGGTCGGTTGGATTTGGAGGATGAAGATGTGTTGGCCTTGGAAAAATCCACCAGATCTTTGAAAAGGGCCTCCTCATGCTCTGCAGCTCTGGTCGGGGTGGAAGGACCAAGCGACAGATTCTTGGTATTCCCGACTATCTTGTCGTAAGAAGTATAGCCGTTGCTCAAATGGGGCGAAGTGCCTCCTGTAACAGCTTTTTGTTGCTCAAAATATTGTTGTCTTTGATTATATCTTGAGGGTGGGGGAGGGAGGGAGCTTGGTGTTGCGGAGGGCGGGTTTGTGGACATGCTTCTTGGGGGTGGCTCGACGAATAAAGGCTGTCTGGTGTAGAAAGGTGAGGAAGATGAAGTTGTTGGTGAAGGTGGGGAAGTTGAAGGTGTATAAGATGGTGGCTCTACTGTCCTTGGAGACCCTTCACGCTTGTACACATCGCCGCTAAGATGATCGATCATTTCTGCACCAGTTGTCTTCTTTAATGAGGGTGAAGGAAGCGGACTTACTCGAGATGATTGACCGTTTGCCAGTTTCCTGTCCCTTGCATAAATGTGATCTCTTGTTGACCTGCAAGTCATGTCTAACAGTTACAATGACATTCTACTTTTTATAGAATGGAACAAGGTAAGGGGACTCAATTATAGGCACCTGCGAGCTAATGGTGTAAAATCATCTTCCGACTCATCCTCCTCGGGGTCCATATATGGAACCGATGGAACGGGAGGAGGTTCTGTTCTTCTAGCTTCCGTTGTAAACGTTCCTTTTGCAATGTCATCATGGTAGCTGAGTACACGCTGCAGACTGTCATTCAACACCAATCCTTGACATAACCGTTCCTCATCTCTGAAATGGGAGCAAACAGCACAAGTCAGAGGTTAAGTCTACGGTAATAAATAAAGCTGGCACGATATCTTACGTTGACTCATTCACAAGTATCACGACACGGCTCTGGTAGGAACGGCATTGATCAACAAGATCGACAATAACTTCTTGCTTCAAAGCCTGACAACAtgaaaaagtcaaaatgtcGAACGAAAAAGGACAAATTGTGCATTATGCCTCATATGAGTttcctcaaactctttcttttacAACATGAAGACACTTTTAGAGGAATACCTCTGGAGTCTTCGGATCTAACGCATCGAGCATTTCCAACAAAACATCTGCTAGCCCCTGtccattttgaatttctgGCAAGCTGTTTAAGTTCAGATTATAATCAGAGTTGAATCCAGAGAGGCAATGACAAATCGAAAAGAAACAACTAGACTCGAGCTAGAAGAATGAAGTGGACCGACGCATTGGATCGCTTCATAGCCCGTTGCTTTTTCAAAACGACGAGTCCAAAGGGAATTAAAACGTTACCTTAAACCAGAAGCATCAGACTGAAGAGAAACCTGAGCAGCAAGATCATCATAGGGTGAAGCATGTTGCTCAATAACAGGGTGTATCTGAGGTGGACTTAAGAACTGCCCAACGTTCTCTCGTCTTGGTGGAAATCGAAATCCAGCATTCTGTATTACGAAACGAAAACAAATGAGTACTGCAAAAAGATTTCCCAACACACTGTCAAAGGTTTAAAAGGTTACATATCAGAGTAAAAGATAACTCACCTTCAATTCATTGTAGGCTGCATAGTACTGTGGACACTTTCCCTTGGAGCCACCCCCAAATGTTGCTTGCCATGCATCTACCAAAGTTAATATCTTGTCCCGAACAGTCGAATCAGGCTGCTaggatttaaaaaaacacattaaaCTGTTTGTCCGGGTTTGCGATGTATACTTAACCAAGTAACACAGGATAGATTCATGTCGAAGTTCACAGATACCttcttttttacaattttaaccATTTCGTGCAGGATATTACGATCTACGATCAGCTTAAAAACAGTATCGCCACAATTTTTGCTTAGAGCATCCAATGCCTGGATCAATAGTAACAAAAAGTTTCAGCCATTGGTTGTTACAAAGAAAAGAGCACAACCCAGAAATCTGATGTTGTTGTTTATGGTAAACATTCAACAAAGACTAAGAAGACTCACATAGAGAGCTAGAAGTTGTGTTTTAGGATTTTTGCTAGCCAGGCGCTTCTTGAGTATCTTCAATGCATCCTTTGCTTGCCTATGAATTACCCATTTAAAGCCAGAGTCCACATTTAAAATCACAACAGAGAATAGATATTCAGTTGAAAGAAGTTATAATTGGTTAGTCGTGTTGAGGATTGTAGGAAAAGGAGTCCTCCATCGGccaattaaggggttgatcatgggtgcATAAGTAAGGAACACATCTCcataattaaggggttgatcatgggtgcATAAATAAG
This window encodes:
- the LOC111809059 gene encoding TOM1-like protein 4 isoform X2, with product MSTNAAAACAERATNDELIAPDWAINIELCDIINMDPRQAKDALKILKKRLASKNPKTQLLALYALDALSKNCGDTVFKLIVDRNILHEMVKIVKKKPDSTVRDKILTLVDAWQATFGGGSKGKCPQYYAAYNELKNAGFRFPPRRENVGQFLSPPQIHPVIEQHASPYDDLAAQVSLQSDASGLSLPEIQNGQGLADVLLEMLDALDPKTPEALKQEVIVDLVDQCRSYQSRVVILVNESTDEERLCQGLVLNDSLQRVLSYHDDIAKGTFTTEARRTEPPPVPSVPYMDPEEDESEDDFTPLARRSTRDHIYARDRKLANGQSSRVSPLPSPSLKKTTGAEMIDHLSGDVYKREGSPRTVEPPSYTPSTSPPSPTTSSSSPFYTRQPLFVEPPPRSMSTNPPSATPSSLPPPPSRYNQRQQYFEQQKAVTGGTSPHLSNGYTSYDKIVGNTKNLSLGPSTPTRAAEHEEALFKDLVDFSKANTSSSSKSNRPF
- the LOC111809059 gene encoding TOM1-like protein 4 isoform X1, which gives rise to MSTNAAAACAERATNDELIAPDWAINIELCDIINMDPRQAKDALKILKKRLASKNPKTQLLALYALDALSKNCGDTVFKLIVDRNILHEMVKIVKKKQPDSTVRDKILTLVDAWQATFGGGSKGKCPQYYAAYNELKNAGFRFPPRRENVGQFLSPPQIHPVIEQHASPYDDLAAQVSLQSDASGLSLPEIQNGQGLADVLLEMLDALDPKTPEALKQEVIVDLVDQCRSYQSRVVILVNESTDEERLCQGLVLNDSLQRVLSYHDDIAKGTFTTEARRTEPPPVPSVPYMDPEEDESEDDFTPLARRSTRDHIYARDRKLANGQSSRVSPLPSPSLKKTTGAEMIDHLSGDVYKREGSPRTVEPPSYTPSTSPPSPTTSSSSPFYTRQPLFVEPPPRSMSTNPPSATPSSLPPPPSRYNQRQQYFEQQKAVTGGTSPHLSNGYTSYDKIVGNTKNLSLGPSTPTRAAEHEEALFKDLVDFSKANTSSSSKSNRPF